One genomic segment of Hordeum vulgare subsp. vulgare chromosome 2H, MorexV3_pseudomolecules_assembly, whole genome shotgun sequence includes these proteins:
- the LOC123429244 gene encoding probable L-ascorbate peroxidase 3, peroxisomal has translation MSSATGPVVDAEYVAEIERARRDLRALIASKSCAPIMLRLAWHDAGTYDKDTNTGGPDGSIRFPEELGHAANAGLKIAVDLLDPIKQKHPKITHADLYQLAGVVAVEVTGGPTIDFVPGRRDSSGSVEEGRLPDAKQGASHLREVFYRMGLTDKDIVALSGGHTLGKARPDRSGFDGAWTKDPLKFDNSYFVELLKGDSNGLLKLPTDKVLVEDTEFHPFVELYAKDEDAFFRDYAEAHKKLSELGFTPSRATLLAWRCRDKAKRVATRTTAVFAVAVAVIACAYICESKRRLSG, from the exons ATGTCGTCGGCGACAGGGCCGGTGGTGGACGCCGAGTACGTGGCCGAGATCGAGAGGGCGCGCCGCGACCTCCGCGCGCTCATCGCCAGCAAGAGCTGCGCCCCCATCATGCTCCGCCTCGC GTGGCATGACGCCGGCACCTACGACAAGGACACCAACACGGGAGGCCCCGACGGCTCCATCAGGTTCCCGGAGGAGCTCGGCCACGCCGCCAATGCAGGCCTCAAGATCGCCGTCGACCTTCTAG ACCCGATTAAGCAGAAGCATCCCAAGATCACGCATGCGGACCTGTACCAGCTCGCCGGAGTTGTGGCCGTCGAGGTCACCGGTGGACCAACCATAGATTTCGTTCCTGGCAGGAGG GATTCTTCAGGTTCCGTGGAGGAAGGGCGCTTGCCAGATGCTAAGCAAG GTGCTTCACACCTTAGGGAAGTCTTCTACCGAATGGGCTTGACCGACAAGGACATAGTAGCACTCTCGGGTGGCCATACTCTG GGGAAAGCTCGTCCGGATAGATCGGGATTCGACGGAGCTTGGACAAAAGATCCTTTGAAGTTCGACAACTCCTACTTCGT TGAGCTTCTGAAGGGGGACTCCAATGGGCTCCTGAAGCTGCCTACAGACAAGGTTCTGGTGGAGGATACCGAATTTCATCCCTTCGTCGAATTATATGCAAAG GATGAGGACGCGTTCTTCAGGGACTATGCAGAGGCGCACAAGAAGCTTTCTGAGCTCGGGTTCACGCCTTCTCGTGCTACTCTACTGGCGTGGAGATGCAGAGACAAAGCAAAGAGGGTTGCCACGAGAACTACCGCTGTCTTCGCAGTTGCGGTTGCCGTCATCGCCTGCGCTTACATCTGTGAATCCAAGAGGAGGCTCAGTGGTTAA